In Brachypodium distachyon strain Bd21 chromosome 2, Brachypodium_distachyon_v3.0, whole genome shotgun sequence, one genomic interval encodes:
- the LOC100822019 gene encoding uncharacterized protein LOC100822019, with protein sequence MDIFGWAGAGSQHEDVYLQPRPSGQLMSSSCGRFDMDDAFFGQLQCVDGVGTGGAEGVATACQVSSSGYGAAAGDPMGFLSSGAGGDVFASVDGAGAGAHDGLLDSAVAFSRVLACGDPGAGVPNGAMFSSGGHSGTTTVCNISSGDSNNNYSGTGHDNNEVASPTSTILSPTSLLPNSKTTCPKRKLPDVVGYPATTLLTPPQPQPLPRPGGAKRRALTTTTSISFGHHDMTNAAGGYEPDVEAMAQVKEMIYRAAAMRPVSLVTAEAGAAASAKPRRKNVRISSDPQTVAARLRRERVSDRLRVLQKLVPGGSKMDTASMLDEAASYLKFLRSQVQALETGNGSMATAGTGRLQQSYYSSNSNNTTGFLGFARNNNISAFGNPNNGNATNNSLLQ encoded by the coding sequence ATGGACATCTTCGGCTGGGCAGGCGCCGGAAGCCAGCACGAGGACGTGTACCTGCAGCCGCGTCCCTCAGGTCAGCTCATGAGCTCATCATGCGGCCGGTTCGACATGGACGACGCCTTCTTCGGCCAGCTCCAGTGCGTCGACGGCGTCGGTACTGGTGGTGCCGAAGGAGTGGCGACAGCGTGCCAGGTGAGCTCGAGCGGCTACGGTGCCGCGGCAGGCGACCCGATGGGGTTCTTGAGCTCAGGGGCAGGCGGCGACGTGTTCGCGTCGGTcgatggcgccggcgccggcgcgcatGACGGCCTGCTCGACTCGGCGGTCGCCTTCTCCAGGGTGCTCGCTTGCGGCGACCCCGGCGCCGGGGTCCCGAACGGCGCCATGTTCTCCTCCGGCGGCCACAGCGGCACCACCACCGTCTGCAACATCTCCTCCGGGGACTCCAACAACAACTACAGCGGCACCGGCCACGACAACAACGAGGTGGCGTCGCCGACGTCCACTATACTATCGCCCACGTCGCTTCTTCCCAACTCCAAGACGACGTGCCCGAAGCGGAAGCTACCCGACGTCGTCGGCTACCCGGCAACAACACTACTAACCCCGCCACAGCCACAGCCACTTCCACGGCCCGGCGGCGCAAAGCGGAGGGCgctcaccaccaccaccagcatcAGCTTCGGCCACCACGACATGACCAACGCCGCCGGTGGGTACGAGCCGGACGTGGAGGCCATGGCGCAGGTGAAGGAGATGATCTACCGCGCGGCGGCCATGCGCCCCGTGAGCCTCGTCACGGCGgaagccggcgccgcggcgagcgccaAGCCCCGGCGCAAGAACGTCCGCATCTCGAGCGACCCGcagacggtggcggcgaggctcCGGCGGGAGCGCGTGAGCGACCGCCTCCGCGTGCTGCAGAAGCTCGTGCCCGGCGGGAGCAAGATGGACACGGCGTCCATGCTGGACGAGGCCGCCAGCTACCTCAAGTTCCTCAGGTCGCAGGTCCAGGCGCTGGAAACCGGCAACGGCTCCATGGCCACGGCTGGCACGGGCAGGTTACAGCAGAGTTATtacagcagcaacagcaacaacacTACTGGGTTTCTGGGATTTGCGAGAAATAACAACATTTCTGCATTTGGAAATCCTAATAATGGGAATGCGACGAATAATTCGCTCTTGCAGTGA